A stretch of Perognathus longimembris pacificus isolate PPM17 chromosome 1, ASM2315922v1, whole genome shotgun sequence DNA encodes these proteins:
- the Chst11 gene encoding carbohydrate sulfotransferase 11 isoform X3, translated as MRRNPFGVDVCCRKGSRSPLQELYNPIQLELSNTAVLHQMRRDQVTDTCRANSAMSRKRRVLTPNDLKHLVVDEDHELIYCYVPKVACTNWKRLMMVLTGRGKYSDPMEIPANEAHISANLKTLNQYSIPEINHRLKSYMKFLFVREPFERLVSAYRNKFTQKYNTSFHKRYGTKIIKRQRKNATQEALHKGADVKFEEFVAYLIDPHTQREEPFNEHWQTVYSLCHPCLIHYDLVGKYETLEEDSNYVLQLAGVSSYLKFPTYAKSTRTTDEMTTEFFQNISSEHQTQLYEVYKLDFLMFNYSVPSYLKLE; from the coding sequence CTGGAGCTCTCAAACACTGCAGTCCTCCACCAGATGAGGCGGGACCAGGTGACAGACACCTGCCGAGCCAACAGCGCCATGAGTCGGAAGCGAAGGGTGCTGACCCCCAACGACCTGAAGCACCTGGTGGTGGATGAAGACCATGAACTCATCTACTGCTACGTGCCCAAGGTGGCGTGTACCAACTGGAAACGTCTCATGATGGTCCTCACCGGGCGGGGCAAATACAGTGACCCCATGGAGATCCCTGCCAATgaggcccacatctctgccaaccTGAAGACCCTCAATCAGTACAGCATCCCAGAGATCAACCATCGCTTGAAAAGCTACATGAAGTTCTTGTTCGTCCGGGAGCCCTTCGAGCGCCTGGTGTCTGCCTACCGCAACAAATTCACCCAGAAATACAACACCTCTTTCCATAAGCGTTATGGCACCAAGATCATCAAACGCCAGCGCAAGAACGCCACGCAGGAGGCCCTGCACAAGGGGGCCGATGTCAAGTTCGAGGAGTTCGTGGCTTATCTCATTGACCCCCACACCCAGCGGGAGGAGCCCTTCAACGAGCACTGGCAAACTGTCTACTCCCTCTGCCACCCCTGCCTCATCCACTATGACCTCGTGGGCAAGTACGAGACCCTGGAAGAGGATTCCAATTACGTCCTCCAACTGGCAGGCGTGAGCAGCTACCTGAAGTTCCCCACCTATGCAAAGTCTACGAGAACTACCGACGAGATGACCACAGAGTTCTTCCAGAACATCAGCTCCGAGCACCAGACGCAGCTGTACGAAGTCTACAAACTCGATTTTTTAATGTTCAATTATTCAGTGCCAAGCTACCTGAAATTGGAATAA